Proteins encoded in a region of the Myxococcus guangdongensis genome:
- the rpsJ gene encoding 30S ribosomal protein S10 — protein MATQKIRIRLKAYDSKLLDQSAGEIVETAKRTGAKVAGPIPLPTRINKFTVLRSPHVDKKSREQFEIRTHKRLLDILEPTQQTLDALMKLDLSAGVDVEIKS, from the coding sequence ATGGCGACACAGAAGATCCGCATCCGGCTGAAGGCATACGACTCGAAGCTCCTGGACCAGAGCGCGGGTGAGATCGTCGAGACGGCTAAGCGCACTGGCGCGAAGGTGGCCGGTCCGATCCCCCTTCCTACGCGCATCAACAAGTTCACCGTGCTGCGTTCTCCGCACGTGGACAAGAAGAGCCGCGAGCAGTTCGAGATCCGCACCCACAAGCGCCTGCTCGATATTCTCGAGCCTACGCAGCAGACGCTGGATGCGCTCATGAAGCTGGATCTGTCGGCCGGCGTTGACGTCGAGATCAAGTCCTAG